In the Takifugu flavidus isolate HTHZ2018 chromosome 11, ASM371156v2, whole genome shotgun sequence genome, one interval contains:
- the mrpl57 gene encoding ribosomal protein 63, mitochondrial, whose protein sequence is MFLTLALLRKGIPGKQWIGKYRRPRKITWQMKRNMLKHLEREAENEYWISRPYMTAEQEHGHAAERRAQNWLGIKEAKHANFPQHKLISDHLSHLNITKTWSS, encoded by the coding sequence ATGTTCCTCACACTTGCCTTGTTGCGGAAAGGCATCCCTGGTAAACAGTGGATCGGAAAATACCGCCGCCCACGAAAAATCACTTGGCAGATGAAGCGCAATATGCTGAAGCATCTGGAGCGCGAAGCCGAGAACGAATACTGGATCAGCAGACCGTACATGACGGCAGAGCAGGAGCACGGCCACGCCGCAGAGCGTAGAGCCCAGAACTGGCTTGGGATCAAAGAAGCCAAACATGCTAATTTCCCTCAGCATAAACTCATCTCAGATCATCTGAGTCATCTCAATATCACCAAGACCTGGTCAAGTTAG